In the Gorilla gorilla gorilla isolate KB3781 chromosome 1, NHGRI_mGorGor1-v2.1_pri, whole genome shotgun sequence genome, CTGTCTGCTGAGGCTGGCAGAGGCTACTGCACACGCCCAAGGAGAGGTAATTCATGACTGTTCCCCAGGGGGCAAGCTCTCCTACCCCCTGTGGGGGTCCCTTGTGTTGGAATGGAGGAAGCCACCAATTTGCGGATCTCAGAGGGCCCattagagaaggaagaggaagaggcaggcTGGGACACTGACCTGCCAGGCCTGCTGCCGGGCCTGGACCTGTAGCTGCAGCTCCTCCACCTCCCTCCGCCCTGCCAGGACGGCATCTGCCAGCTGCTGGTTCTCGGCCTCCTGTTTCTGCACATGGCGCTGCAGGGTGTCCCGTTGCTGCAGGAAGTAGGGTGCCATAACACTGTGCAGATCCTTCTCTGGGATCCCGCTGGGGCGCCTGGAGGGCCACACGGGGCACAAGGAATGAGAGAGGCGGAAGGCCCTTGTGGAAGAGGGTTCGGCTTCCAAGCCCACACTCGGTGACATGCCCACCTTGTCCCAAGTTGGGCTGGCTTCCCAGGTCTCTCCCGTGGTCCCTCTCACCTCCCAAGACCTGTTCCTCGTAGGAATGCACACTTCCTTTCCCTGGGTTTCAATGCTTAGGGGCCCACCTCTCCCCCTTCTCACTTCAGCCCCTATCTTAGCCTTCCCGACCATACCCcacattcctctcctttcctccacACACACTCCCCCATCCAGAACACTTCAGGGTGACTTTGTAGCCCCTGCCTCTGTCCTTGTGACCATGTGCCCGGCTGGTGCATCCAGTCCACCAGACTGTGAGCTTGAGAggttgggggtggctcctgacAGAGGGCCCAGACTGTGGGAGGCCCCCATAAGTGTTGGCTGATCTGGGAAGATAAGGAAAGTCAAGTCTGAGGAGGCAAGATTACACAAGAGGTGGAAAGCACtgtgaattctttaaaaattctttttcaggccaggtgtggtggctcacgcctgtaatcccagcactttgggaggccaaggcaggtggatcacctgaggtccggtgtttgggaccagcccggccaacatggtgaaaccccatctctactaaaaatacaaaaattagccaggtgtggtggcgggcgcctgtaatcccagctactcgggaggctgaggcaggagaatcgcttggacccgggaggctgaggttgcagtgagctgagatcgcaccactgtactctagcctggccTGGACaaatgagtgagactccatttcaaaaaaaaaaaaacattctttttcaGTTGTGAAACTTAATTCTCTTAAGTATTAAGGTCacagagcatttttaaaaattggaaattacAAAAAAGATTTCTACTCCCTCTGGCCTAGGATTCTAAGGGAGGGAGGGTTGCAGGAGGCAGGGGCTCAGCTGCTGGGGTCTTGCTGGCCCCTGCTCTCCACGGCTCATCCCAGGCCCCACTTCTCCACCTTGCACTTAGTGTACCAGGTAGCCGGCTGCTGCTGAAATGTCAGCTCCAGGAGAGCAGATATttggtctgtcttgttcactgctaaGTTTCTGGCATCTAAAACAGTATCGAGGCTGGGCGCGagggctcacacctttaatcccagcactttgggaggccgaggcaggaggatcacctgaggtcaggagttcaagatcagcctggccaacatggtgaaaccccatctctactaaaaatacaaaaattagccaggcatggtggtgggtgcctgtaattccagctactcaagaggctgaggcaggagaattgcttgaactcaggaggtggaggttgcaatgagccaagatcacaccactgtactccaacctgggcaacagagcaagactctgtcttaaaaaaaatagaaaaaaaacccaatatcgatcatatagtaggtgctccctaacctgttgaatgaacaaatgtatAAAAACCAGTTGCTCCACCAGCCTCATCTACACCCGTAAGATGTACATGGTGATTCCAAACCTCACGATTCTGCCTCCTcccgctccccccacccaccctttCTCCCACAGGACCAACAGACCCTAAAATGAGCTCCCTCAGGAAGGCTTCTTCAGTCTGGCCTCAAACTACTTCCCTCCCTAATCCCCTCAACAACATGGCTTACCTGGGGCTCTCCTCCCCTGAAGGGAACTATGCGGTACAACAGTTTTCGGTTACTGTTTGGTGTCTGTCTGCTCTACTTGTCCCTGTCAAAAGGTTCTCTCTCAGGGGCAACAAGCCCAGAGTCTCATGGATATGGTGGACACAGGGTCagccttttaaaagtattttttagagacagggtctcactatattgcccaggctggttctgaactcttgaactcctggtctcaagtgatcctcccacctcagccccctgaataactgggattacaggcatgagtcaccactccCTGCTTGGGTCAGTCTTAAAGTCTCCTTCAAGAAGCTGAACTgtccaggcattgtggctcaagcttgtaatcccagcactttgggaggtcaaggtgggaggacagcttaaggccaggagtttgtgaccagcctggccaacatagtgagaccctgactctagaaaaaaaaaaaaaaaagcttaattgCTGCCTCTTTCCTGTGCCTTctcacctccccaccccactctcaCCAGGCTGGCTCTTTGCGGACTTTGCCTTCTTCCACAATTTTATCCAAGGCATTCAAGACAGCTTCTAGGTTCCCCTCCTCTTTGATGTCAGAGATTTCCTCctgaagagaaaggaggaaagagctGTAATGACATGAGATGAGCTCACGGCAAAAATATGCTAAACTGCTGACAGCACTTGGTAAGATTTTGGCTAATTTCTGTTCTAGGTCTTTATGCTTTCCCTAACATTCCAacttttctacatgtggcttttataattaagaaaataggctgggcgtcgtggttcacgcctgtaatcccagcactttgggagggccgaggtgggtggatcacttgagaccaggagttcgagaccagcctggtaacacggtgaaaccctgtcgctactaaaaaaaaaaaaataataattagctgggtgtggtggcactcagctgtcatcccagctactccggaggctgaggcacaagaatcacttgaacctgggaggcggaggttgtagtgaaccgagattgcgccactgcactatagcctgggcaacagaatgagactctgcctcaaaaaagcaaacaaaaataatcaaggaaataaaatataaagtggggaaaatgttttatttatttatttttatttaaaaaatctttttagctaggcgtggtggtgcacgtctacAGTCCCAGTGATTCTGGaatctgaggtaggaggattgcttgagcctaggaggcagaggctacagtgagctgagatcacgccactgcactccagcctgagtgacagagccagaccctgtctcaaaaaaaaaaaaaaaaggaagaaaaaaattaaaattttaggccACTGTACCGGCCTAAAgtgggaaatatttaaaaagagccTGTAGGCTGGTAGTTcatgtaattctagcactttgggaagccaaggtgggaggatcgcttgagcccagagtttgaggctgcagggagctgtgattatgccgctgtactcaagcctgggtgacagagcaagatcctgacttaaaaaaaaaaaaagaccccatcAGCCTTTGCTGAGTTTGCATGGTCTAGAGAGCAGGCAACATAAAACACATAATCACAATACAGGACAGTGAGCAAAGGCTGCATCTAAGATACCCGCATCATTTGGAGGGGAGGGATGATGGATGCTGCAGCCTGCTGGGCACCCAGGACAGCTCTAGGGGCTgaggagacagaggtgtagaggGTGGGGCCACTGCCCTCAGGGGACTGACAATCTGGAGACAGAACCCAAGTCAACAGCACCTGCCAGGCTTCCCGCCACTCACCCGGATAGATGTCTGCAACTGAGCTATAAACTTGTCATAGATTCGCT is a window encoding:
- the PMF1 gene encoding osteocalcin isoform X5, encoding MAEASSANLGSGCEEKRHEGSSPESVPPGTTISRVKLLDTMVDTFLQKLVAAGSYQRFTDCYKRFYQLQPEMTQRIYDKFIAQLQTSIREEISDIKEEGNLEAVLNALDKIVEEGKVRKEPACNGTPCSAMCRNRRPRTSSWQMPSWQGGGRWRSCSYRSRPGSRPGRLYTENRGSWLLC
- the PMF1 gene encoding osteocalcin isoform X3, with amino-acid sequence MGVMIIEPRLIESCSPLLHWDGSAGSRLPSGGQSVKQAFSWAACRLPQGRKEEISDIKEEGNLEAVLNALDKIVEEGKVRKEPAWRPSGIPEKDLHSVMAPYFLQQRDTLQRHVQKQEAENQQLADAVLAGRREVEELQLQVQARQQAWQALHREQRELVAVLREPE
- the PMF1 gene encoding osteocalcin isoform X2, which produces MAEASSANLGSGCEEKRHEGSSPESVPPGTTISRVKLLDTMVDTFLQKLVAAGSYQRFTDCYKRFYQLQPEMTQRIYDKFIAQLQTSIREEISDIKEEGNLEAVLNALDKIVEEGKVRKEPAWRPSGIPEKDLHSVMAPYFLQQRDTLQRHVQKQEAENQQLADAVLAGRREVEELQLQVQARQQAWQALHREQRELVAVLREPE